The Acetomicrobium flavidum genome window below encodes:
- a CDS encoding nucleotidyltransferase family protein has translation MVNNGKLAVILAGGLGTRLRKVVSDVPKSLAPIAGRPFLDWLLMALCRKGVDEVLLLLGYGAEKIKAFVGNGSKWGIKVTYSLEDEPLDKAGALRNALSLISRPTFFFLNGDTLLDLNFDEMLSFHLSKKAKLTIAVRPWKDLSRVDPVKIDDEFKITTFGVKDVPSEDDGLWLVNGGLYVVEKDIVEGLPLKRLSWEATVIPDLVERGVVYAYVSNGYFIDIGVPDDYFRAQREIPEILRP, from the coding sequence ATGGTTAACAACGGTAAACTAGCCGTCATCCTTGCCGGTGGCTTGGGCACTAGGCTTAGAAAGGTCGTCTCTGATGTGCCAAAATCGCTGGCGCCCATAGCGGGAAGGCCTTTCTTGGATTGGTTGCTGATGGCGCTTTGCCGGAAGGGTGTGGATGAGGTATTGCTTCTTTTAGGGTATGGCGCCGAAAAGATCAAGGCCTTCGTTGGCAACGGCAGTAAATGGGGAATTAAGGTGACTTACAGCTTAGAAGATGAGCCGCTGGATAAAGCCGGGGCATTAAGGAATGCTTTATCGTTGATAAGCAGACCAACCTTTTTCTTTTTAAACGGAGATACATTGCTGGATCTCAATTTTGACGAGATGCTTTCCTTTCACCTTAGCAAGAAAGCAAAGCTGACCATAGCAGTTAGGCCCTGGAAGGATCTTTCTCGCGTCGATCCCGTCAAAATAGATGATGAATTTAAGATTACCACCTTTGGTGTTAAAGACGTTCCATCGGAAGACGATGGGCTTTGGCTGGTTAATGGTGGCCTCTATGTGGTTGAGAAAGATATAGTAGAAGGACTTCCTCTGAAGCGTTTATCATGGGAAGCAACCGTGATACCTGATCTTGTTGAACGAGGTGTCGTGTATGCTTATGTATCGAACGGTTACTTCATAGATATCGGGGTTCCCGATGATTATTTCCGGGCGCAAAGAGAGATACCGGAGATTTTAAGGCCTTAG
- a CDS encoding GDP-mannose 4,6-dehydratase, producing MKKVFITGIGGFIGSHLAKHMAEMGYEVYGSYFRPTSDIGNVLSSATKVYNVDVRYKPHLKEALAEVRPDVVYHLAAQSYPMVSFKEPLYTMETNVLGTVNLFELLVELGLKSSRIMLASSTAAYGFIDPSETPVREDQPFRPAHVYGVSKASQDLLGFTYFNAYGLDIIRLRIGNCVGPGRKGEVVSDFTYRRAQIELGIIEPIFRVGNLHTKRAFLDVRDAVEGFLLLQERGKSGEAYNISGEIPCSIEELLEVVLKSCPVRVKVVVDQDLVREKDEPIYWNDLSKIKRETGFTQRIPLERTVEDMVKWWLDNLKKREGDGCVCRN from the coding sequence TTGAAAAAGGTATTTATCACGGGCATCGGTGGTTTCATAGGATCTCATCTTGCCAAGCACATGGCTGAAATGGGATATGAGGTTTACGGTTCATACTTTCGTCCGACTTCGGATATTGGTAATGTCCTTTCCTCAGCTACCAAAGTTTATAATGTAGATGTAAGATACAAGCCACACCTCAAGGAAGCCTTGGCCGAAGTAAGGCCTGATGTGGTATATCATCTTGCCGCCCAAAGCTATCCTATGGTGTCCTTTAAAGAACCTCTTTACACCATGGAAACTAATGTACTGGGCACGGTAAATTTATTTGAGTTACTTGTAGAGCTAGGGTTAAAATCTTCAAGGATAATGCTAGCTTCTTCTACAGCCGCATATGGATTTATTGATCCTTCGGAGACCCCTGTTAGAGAAGATCAACCCTTTAGGCCCGCCCATGTGTATGGGGTTTCCAAAGCTTCCCAGGATCTGCTCGGGTTTACCTACTTTAATGCCTACGGCCTTGATATAATAAGGCTTCGAATAGGCAACTGCGTAGGTCCCGGAAGAAAAGGAGAAGTTGTGTCCGATTTCACTTACAGGCGAGCTCAAATTGAGCTTGGAATTATCGAGCCGATCTTTCGTGTTGGGAACCTTCATACCAAACGAGCCTTCCTCGATGTAAGGGATGCCGTAGAAGGCTTTTTGCTCCTTCAAGAGAGGGGCAAAAGTGGTGAGGCTTATAACATATCCGGTGAAATACCTTGTTCCATTGAAGAGCTCTTGGAAGTTGTACTAAAAAGTTGTCCGGTAAGGGTAAAAGTCGTAGTCGACCAAGACCTTGTTCGCGAGAAGGACGAGCCAATTTATTGGAACGACTTGAGCAAGATAAAAAGAGAGACGGGCTTTACCCAAAGGATACCGCTAGAACGAACGGTTGAAGATATGGTGAAATGGTGGTTAGACAACTTAAAAAAGAGAGAGGGCGATGGTTGTGTATGTCGAAATTGA
- a CDS encoding D-glycero-alpha-D-manno-heptose-1,7-bisphosphate 7-phosphatase encodes MRAAIFLDRDGTLIREVGYLSSLTQIEILPDVPKALKLLKSLGYLLIIVTNQSGVARGFFDEPFVLQVHSVLQERFIEQGARIDAFYYCPHHPTEGKPPYDIDCDCRKPKTGMLKKAASEHDIDISRSWVIGDSLVDAQLAQNAGCKGIFLKVDCDLLLPPCCIVKPDLWEAASYIASQGALR; translated from the coding sequence TTGAGGGCTGCGATTTTCCTGGATCGGGATGGGACGCTAATTCGAGAGGTTGGCTATCTTTCTTCTCTGACACAAATAGAAATACTGCCTGATGTGCCGAAGGCTCTTAAACTACTCAAATCATTAGGATATCTCTTGATAATCGTCACAAATCAAAGTGGCGTTGCAAGGGGTTTCTTTGACGAACCCTTTGTCTTGCAAGTTCACAGCGTCCTTCAGGAAAGGTTTATCGAACAAGGTGCTAGGATAGATGCCTTTTACTACTGTCCTCATCACCCAACCGAGGGCAAGCCGCCATATGATATAGACTGTGACTGCAGGAAGCCCAAAACGGGCATGTTGAAGAAAGCCGCAAGTGAACATGACATTGATATATCCAGATCTTGGGTGATTGGGGATTCTTTGGTTGACGCTCAGCTTGCCCAGAACGCTGGTTGCAAGGGCATCTTCCTTAAAGTGGACTGTGACTTGTTGTTACCTCCTTGCTGCATAGTAAAACCTGACCTCTGGGAAGCAGCCAGTTACATAGCATCTCAAGGTGCTTTGCGCTAA
- a CDS encoding lysylphosphatidylglycerol synthase transmembrane domain-containing protein: MSLKRGLLYFIGLTVGVGALALYYTSDNETWHILSRARCSGIAVAFIVSAVGWISDALRIQVIADIMEEHIEFKTSLQLVFLNSFGSAITPFQGGGGPLLIYVLHGKGIPIGKGVALTLVRTIFTVLMLGLFVPLSFLFVPEVLKESAAMTGIFLYAIIFGLLFGGLIVVSITKSETVKRIAKIVTLWMDRLKLFRMSVLSTVRFLNKQIDLYKQNMKLLFRGGVLKFLLVVLLTALYLVSLIGTLPALAWALGMHVSIEKTILVQGLFLFVLYFVPTPGASGIAEGGGVAVYKVLFPLNMTGVLSIGWRFLVHYLPTLIGAVMAVEMIGLEIMSKIMRGKDDELN, from the coding sequence TTGTCGCTGAAGAGGGGTTTATTGTACTTCATCGGATTAACCGTAGGTGTAGGCGCTTTAGCATTGTATTACACCAGCGATAATGAGACATGGCATATACTTTCTAGGGCGAGGTGCTCTGGAATTGCTGTAGCTTTTATTGTATCAGCCGTAGGATGGATATCTGATGCCCTTCGCATACAGGTAATAGCCGATATCATGGAAGAACACATAGAATTTAAGACGTCTCTTCAATTGGTCTTTTTAAATTCCTTTGGTTCTGCCATTACCCCTTTTCAAGGTGGCGGAGGACCCCTTTTAATATATGTGCTTCACGGTAAGGGCATTCCCATTGGAAAGGGAGTAGCTTTAACCTTGGTTAGGACTATCTTTACGGTTTTAATGTTAGGTTTGTTCGTGCCGTTATCTTTTCTTTTTGTTCCGGAAGTATTAAAGGAAAGCGCAGCTATGACTGGTATATTTTTGTATGCAATAATATTTGGGCTTTTGTTCGGCGGGTTGATAGTCGTAAGCATAACCAAATCCGAAACCGTCAAACGCATCGCGAAGATCGTTACCCTGTGGATGGATCGGTTGAAGTTATTTAGGATGAGCGTACTCTCAACAGTTCGTTTTTTAAACAAACAAATTGACCTGTATAAACAAAACATGAAATTGCTCTTCAGGGGTGGGGTTTTGAAGTTCCTGTTGGTCGTTTTATTGACAGCCTTATATCTTGTTTCTTTAATAGGCACTTTACCAGCACTTGCCTGGGCATTGGGAATGCATGTATCCATTGAAAAGACAATCCTTGTCCAAGGGTTGTTTTTGTTTGTGCTTTATTTTGTTCCTACTCCTGGAGCCAGCGGAATAGCGGAAGGAGGAGGCGTGGCTGTTTACAAGGTCTTATTCCCCCTCAACATGACGGGGGTCCTTTCGATAGGATGGCGTTTTTTAGTCCACTATTTACCGACCCTTATTGGGGCAGTTATGGCGGTCGAAATGATAGGGTTAGAAATAATGTCTAAGATCATGCGAGGCAAGGATGATGAACTTAACTGA
- a CDS encoding methyltransferase family protein — translation MNLTDIRSVAFKWRGGLWTVLYLIILLLAKPTREGIFFGLIFVIAGQMVRCWAAGSIGLYRGVEVKASKLVTWGPYAFVRNPLYLGNGLIGFGWAIMAGGWSVSLFVTSFVIIYCFLIIPYEEAFLENKFGDSYLRYKARTGALLIRRWPKKDEISGPFSLEVLLKSEKHSIYVTLVGTILLITRLWW, via the coding sequence ATGAACTTAACTGATATAAGAAGTGTCGCATTTAAATGGAGAGGCGGATTGTGGACTGTTCTGTACCTCATAATTTTATTGCTTGCTAAGCCTACGCGCGAAGGCATATTCTTTGGGCTCATCTTTGTAATTGCAGGACAGATGGTAAGATGTTGGGCAGCCGGCTCCATTGGGCTTTATAGAGGTGTTGAAGTTAAAGCATCCAAACTGGTTACATGGGGCCCCTATGCCTTTGTCAGGAATCCCTTATATCTTGGTAATGGTCTAATAGGGTTTGGGTGGGCCATTATGGCCGGCGGATGGTCCGTTTCTTTATTTGTCACATCGTTTGTGATAATCTACTGCTTTTTGATAATCCCCTATGAAGAAGCTTTTTTGGAAAATAAATTTGGCGACAGCTATCTTAGATACAAGGCAAGAACTGGAGCTCTTTTAATTAGAAGATGGCCAAAAAAAGATGAAATAAGCGGGCCATTTTCGTTAGAGGTATTGCTGAAAAGCGAGAAGCATTCTATATACGTTACCCTAGTTGGGACAATATTACTTATAACGAGATTGTGGTGGTAA
- a CDS encoding methylated-DNA--[protein]-cysteine S-methyltransferase codes for MEIILVDPRSIVPTLCVLGSPVCRFEVIYSNEIILSVGPTDKLTQCEAPSWLKEAWDAIWNGEMPEVILGTTKRISDFAQKVYRIVREIPIGETKTYGEVAFLVGKPKGARAVGSILRSNPWPLFIPCHRVIGKSGKLLGYGGAQGIELKGRLLAYEADKCRSLYYPPSV; via the coding sequence GTGGAAATTATTCTAGTAGATCCAAGGTCCATAGTGCCCACGTTATGCGTACTGGGAAGCCCCGTTTGCCGTTTCGAAGTCATATATAGCAATGAGATAATTTTAAGTGTTGGCCCAACCGACAAGTTGACACAATGTGAAGCTCCATCCTGGTTGAAGGAAGCTTGGGATGCAATTTGGAATGGCGAAATGCCTGAGGTGATATTGGGGACGACCAAAAGAATTTCGGATTTCGCCCAAAAAGTATATCGCATTGTGAGAGAGATACCCATTGGGGAGACCAAAACTTACGGCGAGGTGGCCTTTTTAGTCGGCAAGCCAAAAGGGGCAAGGGCTGTAGGCTCGATCTTGAGAAGTAACCCCTGGCCCCTCTTTATACCCTGTCATAGGGTCATAGGTAAAAGCGGCAAACTTTTAGGTTATGGCGGAGCGCAAGGAATCGAATTAAAGGGACGCCTTTTGGCTTACGAAGCTGACAAATGTCGTAGTCTATACTATCCTCCATCCGTATAA
- a CDS encoding NAD(P)-dependent malic enzyme produces the protein MSTEWHRAIELHKRVKGKVTVYPSSRLRTTDDLACNYFPGSLAVANIIDKDQDASFEYTGRGNCIFVVSNGSSILNFEEPNPYAVLPILEGKCLIYKTFGDINAFPVCLEAKSAEEIVQMCRFITPTVGGLNLSNITSVTSFRILEELQSTLDIPVFSDDHYGIAVALLGALKNALIVVGKKLQDIKITIWGAGKAGISTARLLLDAGARQIVMVNSHGILTPANPFMNQEQAKLAERLGIDADYQDLKLAMSNADVFIGLSAKDALDPDYIKLMNKEPIVFSMAMPEPEISPALAKEIGAAIVASSQFWTATINPIASFQVYPGIMRGALDVRAAAITTKMLLEAADGFANSVDQNRLSPDHIVPPIFCDETTPRIAEAVAQAAVEEGIALNPIPKNKVYAQTWERLYGWRIV, from the coding sequence ATGTCAACTGAATGGCATCGCGCAATCGAGTTACACAAGCGAGTTAAAGGCAAGGTAACAGTGTATCCATCTAGCAGGCTTCGCACGACGGATGACCTTGCCTGCAACTACTTTCCCGGAAGTCTCGCTGTAGCAAATATCATAGACAAGGACCAAGACGCCTCCTTCGAATACACGGGAAGGGGTAATTGCATCTTTGTGGTATCCAATGGGTCTTCCATATTAAATTTTGAAGAGCCAAATCCTTACGCCGTGCTGCCGATACTTGAAGGGAAATGCTTGATATACAAGACCTTTGGGGACATCAACGCCTTCCCTGTCTGCCTTGAAGCCAAAAGCGCTGAGGAAATCGTACAGATGTGCAGGTTTATCACTCCGACCGTAGGCGGCCTTAATTTATCCAACATAACGTCGGTAACTTCCTTTAGGATTTTGGAGGAGTTGCAAAGCACTTTGGACATCCCCGTTTTTTCGGATGACCACTACGGGATAGCAGTAGCGCTTCTTGGAGCCCTTAAAAACGCCTTAATAGTGGTCGGAAAAAAACTTCAAGATATAAAAATAACGATATGGGGGGCTGGCAAGGCAGGCATATCAACGGCACGACTACTCCTTGATGCGGGTGCAAGACAAATCGTCATGGTCAATAGCCATGGAATCCTTACGCCTGCAAACCCATTTATGAACCAGGAACAGGCTAAACTGGCTGAAAGGCTTGGCATAGACGCTGACTATCAAGATCTAAAACTGGCCATGAGCAATGCGGACGTATTTATAGGATTATCGGCCAAGGATGCGCTTGACCCAGATTACATAAAGCTTATGAATAAGGAACCCATTGTCTTCAGCATGGCCATGCCCGAACCGGAGATAAGCCCTGCTCTCGCCAAAGAAATTGGAGCCGCGATAGTGGCAAGCAGCCAATTTTGGACCGCGACGATCAATCCAATCGCCAGTTTCCAGGTATACCCTGGCATAATGAGAGGAGCTCTTGATGTACGTGCCGCTGCCATAACAACAAAAATGCTGTTAGAGGCAGCAGATGGCTTTGCCAACTCCGTAGACCAAAATCGCCTTTCTCCTGACCATATAGTGCCTCCCATATTTTGCGATGAGACAACTCCTCGAATAGCCGAAGCCGTTGCTCAGGCCGCTGTCGAGGAAGGCATAGCGCTGAATCCCATACCTAAAAATAAAGTGTATGCACAAACATGGGAAAGATTATACGGATGGAGGATAGTATAG
- a CDS encoding MBL fold metallo-hydrolase has translation MINQTRSTGGIWLGLYGYHAIIDPGPGSLVRICEAGKPFNPEDIEMIILTHKHLDHSNDINVMIEAVTHGGFKKRGTLLLPEDAALGEGRVLLSHYHSKIGCISYWQDKKMVYIPDGNIEAIKLIHHGVECYGFILRHSKLKTLGFISDTRYDEEIIRRYSDCELLVVNMTFHHIRNGIDHLAADHIALIRDIIAPKAIILNHFGKGVIEAGPEKIAHNLTNDSCKVIAPFDGQEFDLEDIESNL, from the coding sequence ATGATTAATCAAACCCGCTCAACTGGTGGTATATGGTTGGGGCTTTACGGATATCATGCCATAATCGATCCGGGACCAGGTTCGCTGGTCAGAATTTGTGAGGCTGGCAAACCCTTTAACCCGGAAGATATAGAAATGATCATCTTAACCCATAAGCACCTGGACCACAGCAACGATATAAACGTCATGATAGAAGCCGTTACGCATGGAGGTTTTAAAAAGCGGGGAACGCTCCTCTTGCCAGAAGACGCCGCCTTGGGAGAAGGGCGCGTGTTACTTTCCCATTACCACTCGAAAATAGGATGCATTAGCTACTGGCAGGACAAAAAAATGGTGTACATACCCGATGGAAATATTGAAGCTATCAAGCTCATACATCACGGCGTAGAGTGCTATGGTTTCATATTGAGACATTCTAAATTGAAAACTCTGGGGTTTATCAGTGATACGCGATATGACGAGGAAATCATAAGAAGGTATAGCGATTGCGAGCTTTTAGTAGTCAATATGACATTTCATCACATTAGAAATGGAATAGACCATTTAGCCGCAGACCACATAGCATTGATAAGAGATATCATTGCACCTAAGGCTATTATACTGAATCACTTTGGTAAAGGCGTGATAGAGGCCGGGCCGGAAAAAATAGCCCATAACTTGACAAATGACAGTTGTAAGGTAATAGCGCCATTTGACGGACAGGAGTTTGATTTAGAGGATATCGAGTCTAATTTATGA
- a CDS encoding isochorismatase family protein yields MTSYTLKKNLSQLVIIDVQERLLPNITGNESIIKHIKLLLKSAQLLSIPIKYTEQYPKGLGHTASDISCLLAPETPRFEKVHFSCCDEPGFIEFLGKEREQIVLAGIETHICVLATALDLLKEGYSVIVASEASGSRREQHHLAALGTLSQCGALVLPTESIVYQWLGVSGTPEFKQLLPYFKEQ; encoded by the coding sequence ATGACGTCTTACACGCTCAAGAAAAATCTGTCCCAACTGGTGATTATAGATGTCCAGGAACGTTTGCTGCCAAACATAACAGGCAATGAATCAATTATAAAACACATTAAGCTTTTATTAAAAAGCGCACAACTGCTGTCTATCCCCATAAAATACACTGAACAGTATCCTAAGGGGCTTGGCCATACAGCTTCGGACATATCATGCCTCCTTGCTCCCGAAACGCCTCGTTTCGAAAAGGTGCATTTTTCCTGTTGCGATGAACCGGGATTCATCGAGTTCTTGGGCAAAGAAAGGGAACAAATAGTATTGGCCGGCATAGAAACCCATATATGCGTATTAGCTACTGCCCTTGATCTGTTAAAGGAAGGTTACTCCGTGATAGTGGCATCGGAGGCATCGGGTAGCAGGCGTGAGCAACATCACCTAGCAGCCCTTGGAACGCTTTCTCAATGTGGCGCCCTTGTATTGCCAACTGAAAGCATAGTTTATCAGTGGCTTGGCGTATCTGGCACGCCAGAATTCAAACAGCTGTTACCCTACTTTAAGGAGCAATGA